In Desulfomonile tiedjei DSM 6799, a genomic segment contains:
- a CDS encoding aspartate aminotransferase family protein, protein MRSDDFIVLNKEYVFNTYGRTPIMLTEGNGCTVRDSDGREYLDFIAGLAACPLGHGHLGLAEALYNQTRKLIHVSNIFHILPQIELAELLAGHSFADKAFFCNSGAEANEGAIKLARKYFHDRGEHERFHIITMEGSFHGRTLATLAATGQTKYRQGFEPVVQGFSHVPFGDLNALDAAMTSQTAAVMLEPIQGEGGVKVPSMNFLGEVRELCNRRGCLLILDEVQTGMGRTGKLFAHEHFGANPDIMTLAKGIAGGVPMGALLAVNHVAEAFVPGTHASTFGGNPLASAAALYVIGQILSPGFLEHVNETGNYLRNRLEALASRHEVVREVRGLGLMQALDLKIPGAAVATELRERGVLVNCTAETVLRFLPPLIISEKEIDVAVKALDGVLSRCGGS, encoded by the coding sequence ATGAGATCGGACGATTTCATTGTTCTCAATAAAGAATACGTTTTTAATACGTATGGACGCACCCCCATCATGTTGACCGAAGGTAACGGATGTACTGTACGCGACAGCGACGGACGCGAATACCTCGATTTCATAGCCGGCCTGGCTGCTTGTCCTCTCGGGCATGGACATCTCGGGCTTGCCGAAGCACTGTACAACCAGACGCGAAAATTGATCCATGTGTCCAATATTTTTCATATTCTGCCTCAGATCGAACTTGCCGAGCTGTTGGCCGGGCACTCTTTCGCGGACAAGGCGTTCTTCTGCAATTCCGGAGCCGAGGCTAACGAAGGAGCAATCAAGCTCGCCCGAAAATACTTTCACGACAGGGGAGAGCACGAACGATTTCACATCATTACCATGGAAGGCTCTTTTCACGGCAGGACTCTTGCTACTCTTGCCGCGACAGGACAGACAAAATACAGGCAAGGATTCGAACCGGTCGTTCAGGGATTCTCCCATGTACCTTTCGGCGATCTGAACGCTTTGGATGCGGCAATGACTTCTCAAACCGCTGCGGTAATGCTTGAGCCCATTCAGGGTGAGGGTGGCGTCAAAGTCCCCTCTATGAATTTCCTCGGGGAAGTGCGGGAACTGTGCAATCGAAGAGGCTGCCTGCTCATCCTGGATGAAGTGCAGACGGGTATGGGACGAACCGGCAAGCTCTTCGCTCATGAGCATTTTGGGGCGAACCCCGATATTATGACCCTCGCGAAAGGTATTGCAGGTGGAGTTCCCATGGGAGCGCTGTTGGCGGTGAATCACGTTGCGGAGGCGTTCGTCCCCGGAACGCATGCTTCGACATTCGGCGGAAACCCGCTTGCTTCCGCTGCGGCTCTTTATGTAATCGGTCAAATCCTTTCTCCGGGATTTCTGGAGCACGTAAACGAGACGGGCAATTACTTGCGCAACCGTCTCGAGGCGCTCGCTTCCAGGCATGAAGTAGTCCGAGAGGTGCGCGGTCTGGGGCTGATGCAGGCACTCGACCTAAAAATCCCCGGAGCGGCGGTAGCAACGGAGTTGAGAGAAAGAGGAGTGCTCGTGAACTGTACAGCGGAGACGGTTCTCAGGTTTCTTCCACCACTGATAATTTCTGAGAAAGAGATTGATGTAGCAGTGA
- the argB gene encoding acetylglutamate kinase, with protein MEAQLPEELSSEQRAKILAEALPYIRAFHGKRILIKYGGSAMTQENLKRFFAEDIALLSFIGVKPIIVHGGGPQIGALLKKIGKESRFVSGLRVTDAETMDVVEMVLVAKVNKDVVSLINSFGGKAVGISGRDGGLIKAKKAKRIAGVDEDLGLVGDVDKINPEIISCLESSAFIPVVAPVGAGPGEKPFNINADTAAGALSASLKTEKFILLTDVPGVLDSDGVMISSLSEEQAEDLITKGVVSGGMIPKIGCCLNALRGGVPKAHVIDGRVPHALLLEMLTDEGIGTEIVREKAPGI; from the coding sequence ATGGAAGCTCAATTACCTGAAGAGCTGTCTTCCGAACAACGGGCGAAAATTCTTGCCGAAGCACTTCCCTATATCAGGGCGTTTCACGGTAAGCGCATCCTCATAAAGTACGGGGGAAGCGCTATGACTCAGGAGAACCTGAAAAGATTCTTTGCCGAAGATATCGCGCTCCTGAGCTTTATTGGTGTGAAACCCATCATTGTCCATGGAGGCGGTCCTCAGATTGGTGCGCTTCTTAAGAAGATAGGGAAAGAAAGTCGTTTTGTAAGCGGATTACGTGTAACCGATGCCGAAACCATGGATGTGGTGGAAATGGTGCTCGTGGCCAAAGTGAATAAAGATGTCGTTTCCCTCATCAATTCTTTCGGCGGAAAAGCGGTTGGAATCTCCGGTCGCGATGGCGGTCTCATAAAAGCAAAAAAGGCAAAGCGGATCGCAGGAGTCGATGAAGACCTGGGACTCGTGGGTGACGTGGATAAAATCAATCCGGAGATAATCAGTTGTCTGGAATCTTCAGCTTTTATCCCGGTCGTGGCTCCTGTGGGAGCGGGTCCGGGTGAAAAGCCGTTTAATATCAACGCAGATACCGCAGCCGGTGCTTTGTCGGCATCGTTGAAAACGGAGAAGTTCATTCTCCTGACCGATGTGCCGGGAGTGCTTGATTCGGATGGTGTGATGATTTCGAGCCTCTCCGAAGAGCAGGCTGAAGACCTCATCACAAAAGGGGTTGTCTCAGGGGGGATGATCCCGAAGATCGGATGCTGCTTGAACGCGCTAAGGGGTGGTGTCCCCAAAGCTCATGTCATCGATGGCCGGGTACCTCACGCCCTTCTCTTGGAAATGCTCACCGACGAAGGCATCGGAACCGAAATAGTGCGGGAAAAGGCTCCGGGTATTTAA
- a CDS encoding DUF3999 family protein has translation MHKTFSFGWIIVVCLLMLLSDYLPVRADFNTSAWKHYRNIRISPEYSEKVAAVALEAGVLEKCRLDNGDLRIIASDGELVPFTLLEYPTDEELTPFPVRVFRVAKSGDGSTEIWVDKSAKTLTNGILVRTTSRDFIRKVEIRGSDSLKEGYIVRMDGLLLETSQPIAVSSLKIRHPVNNFQYLQIRLLEDEKQPLKIERVECFPPSPANPVSRSIQYRLIEKRTDPVTKSTTIVTDLGERRLPLAKVKVATVSGNFTAKLVLSETDHLSGPWRQFYEGTVFRIRKDDAHAEELSVTMKPHYSRFVKAEFTPVGASVPLETVEFTAAPRLAVFEYHREMSYRLFYDNPSAVSITQPERFVSMNLNHLAAASLRASLEDEQKNIQIPAVPKATTIPEPAKTWGIERILGIIMLSAGLLLLFILMLRARSLRKAQRGNNARIVYTRYE, from the coding sequence ATGCATAAGACTTTCAGCTTCGGGTGGATAATCGTAGTATGCCTTTTAATGCTTCTCTCGGATTATCTGCCGGTAAGAGCGGATTTCAACACGTCTGCCTGGAAACACTATCGAAACATACGGATATCTCCCGAATACTCCGAAAAAGTCGCAGCAGTCGCACTCGAGGCTGGAGTTCTCGAAAAGTGCAGACTGGATAACGGTGACCTTCGGATAATTGCTTCCGATGGAGAACTCGTCCCTTTTACTCTGCTGGAATATCCTACGGATGAAGAATTGACTCCATTCCCTGTACGCGTTTTTCGCGTCGCAAAATCAGGGGATGGCTCGACGGAAATCTGGGTTGATAAATCCGCCAAAACTCTAACTAACGGCATTCTCGTTCGAACTACATCGCGGGACTTTATCCGGAAAGTGGAGATACGCGGCTCGGACTCTTTGAAGGAAGGATACATCGTCCGCATGGATGGATTATTGCTGGAGACATCGCAACCAATTGCGGTGAGCAGTTTAAAGATACGCCATCCTGTCAATAATTTCCAATACTTACAGATTCGTCTACTCGAAGACGAGAAACAGCCCCTCAAAATCGAAAGAGTCGAATGTTTTCCGCCTTCTCCGGCGAATCCTGTGTCCAGGTCGATTCAATATCGGTTAATTGAAAAGAGAACAGATCCTGTCACGAAATCGACAACGATCGTGACCGATCTTGGAGAGCGCAGGCTGCCTCTGGCTAAAGTGAAAGTAGCGACCGTGTCGGGCAACTTCACAGCCAAACTGGTGCTGTCGGAAACCGACCACCTGTCTGGACCTTGGCGGCAATTCTACGAGGGTACCGTGTTCCGCATTCGGAAGGACGACGCTCACGCGGAGGAGCTCTCAGTGACGATGAAGCCTCACTATTCGAGATTCGTGAAGGCCGAATTCACACCTGTCGGTGCATCCGTTCCCCTGGAAACTGTAGAATTCACTGCCGCCCCGCGTCTGGCAGTATTCGAGTATCATCGCGAAATGAGCTATCGACTCTTTTATGATAATCCGAGTGCAGTGTCGATCACACAGCCCGAACGCTTTGTATCAATGAACTTGAATCACTTGGCTGCGGCATCTTTAAGAGCCTCATTGGAAGATGAGCAGAAGAATATACAAATTCCCGCGGTCCCGAAGGCAACCACCATTCCGGAACCGGCCAAGACGTGGGGGATTGAACGTATTTTGGGGATAATTATGCTGTCGGCCGGGCTCTTGCTGCTCTTCATACTGATGCTGAGAGCCCGATCCTTGAGAAAAGCCCAAAGGGGAAATAACGCCAGAATAGTATATACGCGGTATGAGTGA
- a CDS encoding FHA domain-containing protein, giving the protein MFKLVLKFQDAVLEEYTFEKTPVTIGRREDNDVVIDNMAVSGHHAIIEEEDPNYYVLADLESLNGTFVNEKKIAREKIFDNDTLIVGKHILSFIDLRPQDERPSREAEVAKDKPTFRETVILDTKAQQELLAKHAAEQGSTENSPERPKRIEFHGSLTLISGGTPQIIDLTKRLTTLGKSNEADVRCSGLLVGKTAALINKRPNGFFLAYAEGLKKPEVNGETITTQVQLQDGDEISIGGTRLTFNLREEVLN; this is encoded by the coding sequence ATGTTTAAGCTGGTCCTGAAATTTCAGGATGCCGTTCTCGAAGAGTACACTTTCGAGAAGACTCCGGTTACCATAGGCAGACGTGAAGACAACGATGTGGTGATAGACAATATGGCCGTTTCGGGACACCACGCGATTATCGAAGAAGAAGACCCTAACTATTACGTGTTGGCCGATCTGGAATCTCTCAATGGTACATTCGTGAATGAAAAAAAGATCGCCAGAGAAAAGATTTTCGACAACGACACACTTATAGTCGGAAAACACATTCTCAGCTTTATCGATTTGCGGCCTCAGGATGAACGACCATCGCGGGAAGCCGAGGTGGCAAAGGACAAACCGACATTCAGAGAGACTGTTATACTCGATACCAAGGCTCAGCAGGAATTGCTTGCAAAACATGCAGCAGAACAAGGGAGCACGGAAAACTCACCGGAAAGGCCAAAACGAATAGAGTTTCATGGTTCGCTCACGCTTATCTCCGGAGGAACTCCTCAGATCATAGATCTCACAAAAAGGCTTACCACCTTGGGTAAGTCGAATGAAGCAGATGTAAGATGCTCAGGTCTTCTGGTAGGCAAGACAGCCGCATTGATCAACAAACGGCCGAACGGATTTTTCCTGGCTTATGCCGAAGGTCTTAAGAAGCCTGAAGTCAATGGAGAAACCATAACAACGCAGGTTCAACTCCAGGATGGTGATGAAATCAGCATCGGGGGCACACGGTTGACCTTCAACTTGCGGGAAGAAGTCCTGAATTAA
- a CDS encoding PP2C family protein-serine/threonine phosphatase encodes MIVECWAETDVGKQRTTNEDCFYVDPEHELVLVLDGMGGHRAGEVASRLAMETIAPFYKRYSRFQNEKLDIFEDYDNSFTFQANLLRQAIFVANRVVLEKSLESEEFVGMGSTMTGMAIHDHTVSTINVGDSRIYLIRNGDIEQISKDHTLAEDQVERGVMSREEARDSQLRHILSSVIGVDPRIRIHMDELAVFPGDMFLLCTDGVTAVMTDKEILEEILKDKPGPETLERLIFTVNERGGPDNTTLAMTVFCEDSQQENGTAISWESHTKE; translated from the coding sequence GTGATCGTTGAGTGTTGGGCCGAAACCGATGTGGGCAAGCAACGCACCACAAATGAAGATTGTTTCTATGTCGATCCGGAACATGAGCTTGTGCTCGTTCTCGATGGCATGGGCGGTCACCGCGCTGGAGAAGTGGCCTCACGTTTAGCAATGGAGACAATCGCACCCTTTTACAAAAGGTACTCAAGATTTCAAAACGAAAAACTCGATATATTCGAAGATTATGACAATTCATTCACCTTTCAGGCGAACTTATTGCGGCAGGCAATCTTCGTCGCAAACAGGGTGGTCCTGGAAAAGTCTTTGGAAAGCGAAGAATTCGTCGGCATGGGAAGTACCATGACCGGTATGGCCATTCACGATCATACTGTATCGACAATCAACGTTGGCGACTCGCGGATTTATCTCATCAGGAACGGGGATATCGAGCAGATTTCAAAAGATCATACCCTCGCCGAGGATCAGGTGGAAAGAGGTGTCATGAGCCGGGAAGAAGCCCGGGATTCTCAATTGAGGCATATTCTCTCCTCCGTCATCGGGGTCGATCCGAGAATCCGCATTCATATGGATGAATTGGCCGTTTTTCCGGGAGACATGTTCCTTTTGTGTACTGACGGAGTCACCGCGGTAATGACCGACAAAGAGATTCTCGAAGAAATCCTAAAGGACAAACCTGGACCAGAAACCTTGGAACGCTTGATTTTCACGGTTAACGAAAGAGGTGGACCGGATAATACCACTCTGGCAATGACGGTCTTCTGTGAAGATTCCCAACAGGAGAATGGCACTGCTATCTCGTGGGAATCGCATACGAAGGAATAG